In Nicotiana tabacum cultivar K326 chromosome 2, ASM71507v2, whole genome shotgun sequence, the following proteins share a genomic window:
- the LOC107779708 gene encoding putative glutathione S-transferase, producing the protein MGEVSLLGVSGSSYSRRVEWALNVKGVKYEFIEEDLQNKSPLLLQSNPVHQKIPVLIHNGKPISESMLILEYIDETFEGPSILPQDPYERATARFWARFLDGKCLEAVGKALWSKGKEQEKSIQQEAYELLKIVDNELKDKKFFGGDKIGFVDLAANYIPFWLEIVEEATGVVLVTSQKFPHLCAWRDEYLSCSEVKENLPDRDMMLVFFKAKVQAAAAAK; encoded by the exons ATGGGAGAAGTTAGTTTGCTTGGTGTTAGTGGCAGCTCTTATAGTCGCAGAGTTGAATGGGCTCTAAATGTTAAGGGAGTGAAgtatgaatttatagaagaagaTCTACAGAACAAAAGTCCTCTGCTTCTTCAATCCAATCCTGTTCACCAAAAAATCCCAGTGCTAATTCACAATGGAAAGCCCATTTCTGAGTCTATGCTCATTCTTGAATACATTGACGAGACTTTTGAAGGCCCTTCTATTTTGCCTCAAGACCCTTATGAACGAGCCACTGCACGTTTTTGGGCTAGGTTCCTTGACGGAAAG TGTTTGGAAGCAGTGGGAAAAGCTCTGTGGAGCAAAGGAAAGGAGCAAGagaagagcatacaacaagaagctTATGAGCTGCTGAAAATTGTTGACAATGAACTTAAGGACAAGAAGTTTTTTGGGGGAGACAAAATTGGATTTGTTGATTTAGCTGCAAATTACATACCATTTTGGTTGGAAATTGTTGAAGAAGCAACAGGGGTTGTGTTAGTTACAAGTCAAAAGTTTCCCCATTTGTGTGCTTGGAGAGATGAGTACCTCAGCTGTAGTGAAGTTAAGGAAAACCTTCCTGATAGGGATATGATGCTTGTGTTTTTCAAAGCTAAAGTTCAAGCTGCGGCTGCTGCTAAATGA
- the LOC107779711 gene encoding putative glutathione S-transferase produces the protein MAEVKLLGLWYSPFSHRVEWALKIKGVEYEFIEEDLQNKSPLLLRSNPVHKKIPVLFHNGKPISESMLILEYIDETFEGPSILPNDPYDRAIARFWAKFFEEKGTSVGRSFFLKGEEQEKAKEQVCEMLKVLDNELKNKKFFVGDKFGFADIAANAAALWLGVLEEASGVVLVTSEKFPNFCAWRDEYIYCSQNKEYLPPRDELLAHFRARFQAGAAASAPK, from the exons ATGGCAGAAGTGAAGTTGCTTGGTCTTTGGTATAGCCCATTTAGTCACAGAGTTGAGTGGGCTCTTAAGATTAAGGGCGTGGAatatgaatttatagaagaagaTCTACAAAATAAAAGCCCTCTACTTCTTCGATCAAACCCTGTTCACAAGAAAATTCCAGTGCTATTTCACAATGGAAAGCCCATTTCTGAGTCTATGCTCATTCTTGAATACATTGACGAGACTTTCGAAGGCCCTTCCATCTTGCCTAATGACCCTTATGACCGTGCTATAGCTCGTTTCTGGGCTAAGTTTTTTGAAGAAAAG GGGACATCAGTGGGGAGATCTTTCTTTCTAAAAGGAGAGGAGCAAGAAAAAGCTAAAGAGCAAGTTTGTGAGATGCTGAAAGTTCTTGATAATGAGCTCAAGAATAAGAAGTTCTTTGTCGGTGACAAATTTGGATTCGCTGATATTGCCGCAAATGCTGCGGCACTTTGGCTGGGAGTACTTGAAGAAGCATCTGGAGTTGTTTTGGTGACAAGtgaaaaatttccaaatttttgtgCGTGGAGAGATGAATACATTTACTGCAGCCAAAACAAGGAATATCTGCCTCCAAGAGATGAGTTGCTTGCCCATTTCAGAGCTCGCTTTCAggctggagctgctgcttctgctccCAAATGA
- the LOC107779707 gene encoding putative glutathione S-transferase, translating to MAGVKLLGLWYSPFSHRVEWALKIKGVEYEFIKEDLQNKSPLLLQSNPVHKKIPVLIHNGKPISESMVILEYIDETFEGPSILPKDPYDRAIARFWAKFLEDKVPPVGKTFFLKGEEQEKGKEEAYEMLKILDNELKDKKFFVGDKIGLADIAANFVGIWLGVFEEASGIVLVTREKFPNFCAWRDEYINCSQNKEYLPPRDELLAHFKARFQAAAVPK from the exons ATGGCAGGAGTGAAGTTGCTTGGTCTTTGGTATAGCCCTTTTAGTCACAGAGTTGAGTGGGCTCTTAAGATTAAGGGCGTGGaatatgaatttataaaagaaGATCTACAAAATAAAAGCCCTCTACTTCTACAATCAAACCCTGTTCACAAGAAAATTCCAGTGCTAATTCATAATGGAAAGCCCATTTCTGAGTCTATGGTAATTCTTGAATACATTGACGAGACTTTTGAAGGCCCTTCCATCTTGCCTAAAGACCCTTATGACCGTGCTATAGCTCGTTTCTGGGCTAAGTTCCTCGAGGATAAG GTGCCACCAGTGGGAAAAACTTTCTTTCTCAAAGGAGAGGAGCAAGAGAAAGGTAAAGAGGAAGCTTATGAGATGCTGAAAATTCTTGACAATGAGCTCAAGGATAAGAAGTTCTTTGTCGGTGACAAAATTGGGTTGGCTGATATTGCTGCAAATTTTGTGGGAATTTGGCTGGGAGTGTTTGAAGAAGCCTCTGGAATTGTTCTGGTTACAAGagaaaaatttccaaatttttgtgCGTGGAGAGATGAGTACATTAACTGCAGCCAAAACAAGGAATATCTACCCCCTAGAGATGAATTGCTTGCCCATTTCAAAGCTCGCTTTCAAGCTGCAGCCGTTCCCAAATGA